In a single window of the Pseudogemmatithrix spongiicola genome:
- a CDS encoding AI-2E family transporter: MAILRNPLHDEQANLATISLVVLAAVAIVAALAFTRPVLVPLVVALIVYYLVSPVADFLELKLRFTRWLSTLVVMLLVGAVLSLLGLLFLTSARGLLGSADVYQVKLLDVVTTVTEWLDARGLTLSRDAIVTAVSELPTQRAMQAGAGLAVSLVQNGTLVLLFVIFLLLGRTRQLIKHPVFRQIDRDIRRYLVLKTLISLATGVMFWVILTSFGIELALVFGVVTFVLNFIPSIGSIVATLLPIPVALVQYETLGPVIALVVLMTLVQLIIGNGIDPLLMGQNLNLSPVTILAALVFWGLIWGVVGMLLAAPLTAILRIILAQFETTRPMSELLAGRLPEGDAGMTVEHPTPPQAPQAPRNAA, encoded by the coding sequence ATGGCGATCCTCCGCAACCCGCTCCACGACGAACAAGCCAACCTAGCCACCATCTCGCTGGTGGTGCTGGCGGCCGTCGCGATCGTGGCGGCGCTCGCCTTCACGCGGCCGGTGCTGGTGCCGTTGGTCGTGGCGCTGATCGTCTACTATCTCGTCTCGCCGGTCGCCGACTTCCTCGAACTCAAGCTGCGCTTCACGCGCTGGCTCTCGACGCTGGTGGTGATGCTGCTCGTCGGGGCGGTGCTCTCGCTGCTCGGGCTGCTGTTCCTGACCTCGGCGCGCGGATTGCTGGGCTCGGCGGACGTGTACCAGGTGAAGCTGCTCGATGTGGTGACGACGGTGACCGAGTGGCTCGATGCGCGTGGCCTCACGCTGAGCCGCGACGCGATCGTGACGGCGGTCAGCGAGCTGCCGACGCAACGGGCGATGCAGGCGGGGGCCGGGCTGGCCGTGAGCCTGGTGCAGAACGGCACATTGGTGCTGCTCTTCGTGATCTTCCTGCTGCTCGGGCGCACGCGGCAGCTCATCAAGCATCCGGTGTTCCGGCAGATCGACCGCGACATCCGTCGGTATCTCGTCTTGAAGACGCTCATCTCGCTGGCGACCGGCGTGATGTTCTGGGTGATCCTCACGTCCTTCGGCATCGAACTGGCGCTGGTGTTCGGCGTCGTGACCTTCGTGCTGAACTTCATCCCGAGCATCGGGAGCATCGTGGCGACGCTGCTGCCGATCCCCGTGGCGCTGGTCCAGTACGAGACCCTGGGACCGGTCATCGCGCTCGTCGTCTTGATGACGCTCGTGCAGCTCATCATCGGCAACGGCATCGATCCGCTGCTCATGGGCCAGAACCTCAACCTGAGCCCGGTGACGATCCTCGCGGCCCTCGTCTTCTGGGGCCTGATCTGGGGCGTGGTCGGCATGCTGCTCGCGGCGCCGCTCACGGCGATCCTGCGCATCATCCTCGCGCAGTTCGAGACGACGCGCCCGATGAGCGAACTCCTCGCCGGGCGATTGCCGGAAGGGGATGCGGGCATGACGGTCGAGCATCCGACGCCGCCACAGGCCCCGCAAGCGCCGCGCAACGCGGCCTAG
- a CDS encoding LTA synthase family protein, translating to MSSVRPVLLSVTDPSNHATARRFWRDPVGVLLGRLGLAVAVYTAIRLTFFLDHRGVFAQASAGDVAGAFLHGLRFDLSAIAYTNIPFILLSLAPAAWLARRWYQWMLRGLFVVANGAATIVMVGDVGYYPFTGTRVTMDVFALTGEATAQADQLFVNFAGLTLIGVGLLAALLVFYPRPAVEAPAPVPRWRRIATSFAVIFATVVAARGGFQKKPLNPIHAFEGGSHEIGVLTLNSAFTLLQSPRDRALEPVAYFESAAAVDSLLPLAYGLTDAAAAPRKQNIVLLILESYATEFWGGSDREHPELTPFLDSLKQHGTFYTESFANGRRSMDALPSILLGMPLYRGQSIAVSRYQSNQWVGLGHFLGEAGYHTAFFHGAVKGTMYFDAIAALSGIEDFYPLERFPEEVQQEAFDGHWGLFDEEALQFAVRHVGTFREPWFATMFTISTHHPYRLPPKYADSLPKGSREIHASVAYTDLAVRRFFEVARTQPWFENTLFVITGDHTPPSRSARYDTPLGRYMVPTLLYHPGGTLPPLDTARVVQHVDLFPTILDYAGVHPERVPRFGHSLFAAQEGEAVLTTDEVYWLVRRDGVLERRPDGSERMLAYRRERTGEEGAGVASDRQAEASRRLLAYVQHYTMSLINNSFYRDGVRRTATDD from the coding sequence GCGGCGTCTTCGCGCAGGCGTCGGCGGGGGATGTCGCCGGGGCCTTCCTGCACGGCCTGCGCTTCGATCTCTCGGCGATTGCGTACACGAACATCCCGTTCATCCTGCTGTCGCTGGCGCCCGCCGCGTGGCTCGCGCGGCGCTGGTACCAGTGGATGCTGCGCGGCTTGTTCGTGGTGGCGAACGGTGCGGCGACGATCGTCATGGTGGGCGACGTGGGCTACTATCCGTTCACCGGCACGCGCGTCACGATGGATGTCTTCGCACTGACCGGGGAAGCGACGGCGCAGGCGGACCAGTTGTTCGTGAACTTCGCAGGACTCACGCTGATCGGCGTGGGATTGCTCGCGGCCCTGCTGGTGTTCTATCCGCGCCCGGCGGTTGAGGCACCGGCACCCGTGCCGCGCTGGCGACGCATCGCCACGTCGTTCGCGGTGATCTTCGCTACGGTGGTTGCCGCGCGCGGTGGATTCCAGAAGAAGCCGCTGAACCCGATTCATGCCTTCGAAGGCGGCAGCCACGAGATCGGCGTGCTCACGCTCAACTCGGCGTTCACGCTGCTGCAATCTCCCCGCGACCGCGCGCTCGAGCCCGTGGCGTACTTCGAGAGCGCCGCAGCGGTGGACTCGCTGCTCCCGCTGGCCTACGGCCTGACCGACGCCGCTGCAGCGCCGCGGAAGCAGAACATCGTGCTGCTGATCCTCGAGAGCTACGCCACGGAGTTCTGGGGCGGCAGCGACCGCGAGCATCCGGAGCTGACGCCGTTCCTCGACTCCCTCAAGCAGCACGGGACGTTCTACACCGAGAGCTTCGCCAACGGGCGGCGCTCGATGGACGCGTTGCCAAGCATCTTGTTGGGGATGCCGCTGTACCGCGGGCAGAGCATCGCGGTGAGTCGCTACCAGAGCAATCAGTGGGTCGGGCTCGGCCATTTCCTCGGGGAGGCGGGCTACCACACGGCCTTCTTCCACGGGGCGGTGAAGGGCACGATGTACTTCGACGCGATCGCCGCGCTGTCGGGCATCGAGGATTTCTATCCGCTCGAGCGTTTCCCCGAGGAGGTGCAGCAGGAGGCCTTCGACGGCCACTGGGGGCTCTTCGACGAGGAAGCGCTGCAGTTCGCGGTCCGGCACGTGGGCACGTTCCGTGAGCCCTGGTTCGCGACGATGTTCACGATCAGCACGCACCACCCGTACCGCCTGCCGCCCAAGTACGCGGACTCGCTGCCGAAGGGGTCGCGGGAGATCCACGCCAGCGTGGCGTACACCGACTTGGCGGTGCGCCGCTTCTTCGAGGTGGCGCGCACGCAGCCGTGGTTCGAGAACACGCTGTTCGTGATCACGGGCGACCACACGCCGCCGTCACGCTCGGCGCGCTACGACACGCCGCTCGGCCGCTACATGGTGCCCACGCTGCTGTACCATCCGGGCGGCACGCTGCCGCCGCTGGACACGGCGCGCGTGGTGCAGCACGTCGATCTCTTCCCGACCATCCTCGACTACGCCGGCGTGCATCCGGAGCGCGTGCCGCGCTTCGGCCACTCGCTGTTCGCGGCGCAGGAGGGCGAGGCGGTGCTGACGACGGACGAGGTGTACTGGCTCGTGAGGCGCGACGGCGTGCTCGAGCGGCGGCCGGATGGAAGTGAGCGGATGCTGGCCTACCGGCGCGAGCGCACGGGCGAGGAGGGCGCCGGCGTTGCGAGCGATCGCCAGGCCGAGGCGTCGCGGCGGCTGCTGGCGTACGTGCAGCACTACACGATGTCGTTGATCAACAACTCGTTCTACCGCGACGGCGTGCGTCGCACCGCGACCGATGACTGA
- a CDS encoding TonB-dependent receptor: MFRSAVVPAVTFLLAALPLGAQQTPGRDSSAARDTLETFVVRAVRAGGAAATSQTLLDRKTIERSYVGQDAPLALLGATGITAASDAGTFSGYSSIRLRGVDQTRLSISVDGVPLNDPEDQVLYFSNVPDFMNSMHSVRVQRGVGSSAFGTAAFAGSLDFESLPLLATPKFRELQVTGGSWGTRRTSLEAASGPVGAAGRLAAYARLSAQETDGFREHSGNRAASGFVSLGWFGDRDALKFTGFAGRSRMQLAYYAPSEAELAVNPRANPMGEDERDNFRQEMLSLQYTRVLRPGLTLTTTGYRNSAGGWYDVNVGDPTLWRFNLDHVWYGALSTLQWAGERSTLTAGAHVSDYARDHFLNVTPDYRSRVYDNTGHKQEQSAFVKGSITRGRVDWHADLQLRRAAFRYAASAGTTFGEPSVDWLFVNPKIGVTWRLQPSVELFASLGQASREPTRSDMFAGADDLDDAAAAELLPLTRVKPERLTDLELGARARRGRLQASVNAFAMQFRNEIAAIGQVAVTGSQIRKNVPRSSRVGVEAELGWQAHETLLLTGNATWMRARIAEYTDEASGTTFRDVPPVLTPALIANAQAAWTPRRDLELSLSARHVAESQLANDGNAALVTPAFTLADLGAAYTLRGTTLRLQVQNLFDATAYAAGYTDGSVRYFFPVAARTVMATVSLRF, from the coding sequence ATGTTCCGTTCCGCCGTTGTTCCCGCTGTCACCTTCCTGCTCGCCGCGCTGCCGCTCGGCGCGCAGCAGACGCCAGGCCGCGATAGCAGCGCGGCACGCGATACGCTCGAGACTTTCGTCGTCCGCGCCGTCCGCGCCGGCGGTGCCGCGGCGACTTCGCAAACGCTGCTCGACCGCAAGACCATCGAACGCAGTTACGTGGGTCAGGACGCGCCGCTCGCGTTGCTTGGCGCCACCGGCATCACCGCGGCGTCGGACGCGGGCACCTTCTCCGGCTACAGCTCGATCCGCCTGCGCGGCGTGGACCAGACGCGGCTCAGCATCTCGGTCGACGGCGTGCCGCTGAACGATCCGGAGGACCAGGTCCTCTACTTCTCGAACGTGCCGGACTTCATGAACTCGATGCACTCGGTGCGCGTGCAGCGCGGCGTGGGGTCGAGTGCGTTCGGCACCGCGGCCTTCGCCGGCTCGCTGGATTTCGAGTCGCTGCCGCTGCTGGCCACGCCGAAGTTCCGGGAGCTGCAGGTGACCGGCGGTTCGTGGGGGACGCGTCGCACGAGCCTCGAGGCCGCGTCGGGGCCGGTCGGTGCGGCAGGGCGCCTGGCGGCGTACGCGCGGCTCTCCGCGCAGGAGACCGACGGATTCCGCGAGCACTCCGGCAACCGCGCCGCGTCGGGCTTCGTCTCGCTCGGCTGGTTCGGCGATCGCGATGCGCTCAAGTTCACGGGCTTCGCCGGCCGCTCGCGCATGCAGCTCGCGTACTACGCGCCCAGCGAAGCCGAGCTGGCGGTGAATCCGCGCGCGAACCCGATGGGCGAGGACGAACGCGACAACTTCCGTCAGGAGATGCTGAGCCTGCAGTACACGCGGGTGCTGCGTCCGGGGCTCACGCTCACCACCACGGGCTACCGCAACAGCGCCGGCGGCTGGTACGACGTGAATGTCGGCGATCCGACGCTCTGGCGCTTCAATCTCGATCACGTGTGGTACGGTGCGCTGTCCACGCTGCAGTGGGCGGGCGAACGCAGCACGCTCACGGCGGGCGCGCACGTCAGCGACTACGCGCGCGATCACTTCCTCAACGTGACGCCCGACTACCGCAGCAGGGTCTACGACAACACGGGCCACAAGCAGGAGCAGAGCGCGTTCGTGAAGGGCAGCATCACGCGCGGGCGCGTGGATTGGCATGCCGACCTGCAGCTGCGTCGCGCAGCCTTCCGCTATGCCGCCAGCGCCGGCACAACGTTCGGCGAGCCCAGTGTGGACTGGCTGTTCGTGAATCCCAAGATCGGCGTCACGTGGCGGCTGCAGCCGTCGGTTGAACTCTTCGCCTCGCTGGGGCAGGCGAGCCGCGAGCCGACGCGCAGCGACATGTTCGCCGGTGCGGACGACCTCGACGATGCCGCGGCCGCCGAACTCCTGCCGCTAACGCGCGTGAAGCCGGAACGCCTCACCGATCTCGAGCTCGGTGCCCGGGCGCGCCGCGGGCGCCTCCAGGCCAGCGTCAACGCCTTCGCGATGCAGTTCCGCAACGAGATCGCCGCCATCGGCCAGGTCGCCGTGACAGGCAGCCAGATCCGGAAGAACGTGCCGCGCTCCTCACGCGTCGGCGTCGAGGCGGAACTGGGCTGGCAGGCGCACGAAACCCTGTTGCTCACGGGCAACGCGACGTGGATGCGGGCGCGCATCGCCGAGTATACGGACGAGGCCTCGGGTACGACGTTCCGTGACGTGCCGCCGGTGCTCACGCCGGCGCTGATCGCCAACGCGCAGGCCGCGTGGACGCCGCGCCGCGACCTAGAGCTCTCGCTCAGTGCCAGGCACGTGGCGGAATCGCAGCTTGCCAACGACGGCAACGCGGCGCTCGTGACCCCGGCGTTCACGCTCGCCGACCTCGGCGCCGCATATACGCTGCGCGGCACCACGCTGCGCCTGCAGGTGCAGAACCTGTTCGATGCCACCGCGTACGCCGCTGGTTACACGGACGGCAGCGTCCGCTACTTCTTCCCGGTCGCGGCGCGGACGGTGATGGCGACGGTGTCCCTGCGCTTCTAG